Genomic segment of Melanotaenia boesemani isolate fMelBoe1 chromosome 10, fMelBoe1.pri, whole genome shotgun sequence:
taagaataaaatgaTCCAATAAACGATGTTCAGCTGTGCTGACCGCTGCCTTCAGCGCCGCGGTGCTGATTGAAGAGCTTCACGGCCCAATCAAAAGTCTGACGGAAGCAAATCTCCCTTCCCCGAACCGTCGTCACTCTGCAGGACACACATGTAAAACAGGTTACTGCTGGGCTGGACAGAGCGTCAGGTTTACACGTTTCATcaggcttttctttctttaaaacgGAAAACAGGAAAGATTCCTACAGAAAAAGCTTCTAACTAACGGCTGGACTCCGTACAAATGCCTCCCACCAGCTCTGGCTTAAAATCCGCCCTTTGTGAAGCTGTTGTGTTAAAAATGTGGTGTGTTGCCACCACAGTTCAGTCAGGTCACATTTTAAACCAGCTGATGTTCCACATTCAGACAAgtctttcattcagttttaaaaacttAGCAAATATTACAAATATGCAGAAATCTGTGACGTGACGAGGTCTGACTCCTTTCAGAGCCCCTGAGTCTGACCAAGTTTCACTACAAGCATAATGAAGCGGATGCATTCGTTATCAACATTAAAAGCAGCTGATTAAGCTGCTGCGTTTCAGGACTTGGAAACCATCCTACAAGTcagtttaaatgtaaatcattttatttcctgCTTAGATAAATAATATAACACGtgaattaaaaccaaaatatctGCTTGTTCATGTTTATCCATTTTCCTCTTTATAATCACAGTAACAGTTAtgatttttaaaagcataaactTACATGAATGCCTTCTTCATACAGGAGTTGTGGGTCTTGTACACGTCTTCCACACGCTGTGCATCAATGGGCTTATCCCTAAACTTCAAGCAGCATTTAACAGGAGCCCTGTACTTCACTGCTTCAGCTGTGAGGAGGTTGAAAAGATCAGATTAAAATCAACATATTCGCAAGGAGCCATAGAATAAAAGAGTGAAGGAACACAAAGACTGA
This window contains:
- the LOC121647502 gene encoding C-C motif chemokine 3-like, yielding MKTLCFSLGLLLLAVCCCNAMPEAVKYRAPVKCCLKFRDKPIDAQRVEDVYKTHNSCMKKAFIVTTVRGREICFRQTFDWAVKLFNQHRGAEGSGQHS